The Brasilonema sennae CENA114 genome includes a region encoding these proteins:
- a CDS encoding iron uptake porin, with protein sequence MQKKKVSENTIVKTEVCERFLTHTIASGVSLLSLLLLGTCSTKAQMPPTSGGTPNFVSQNQGKKSTSGMNQVTNVNQLSDVQPTDWAFQALQSLVERYGCIAGYPNGTFRGNRAMTRYEFAAGLNACLNRVNELVATATTDLVRKEDLASLQKLQEDFTAELATLRGRVDTLEAHTAELEANQFSTTTKLQGQAIISVNSGGFDGRRIIDPAQPPTANPITSQPNTTVLYRAGVDLNTSFFGTDLLKIRLDTGSGIDASPANAGKDNTAGLLEPNFGSVIDYSVKPPTNGDIEISRLYYSFQLANDFKVTIGPSFFPTDFVDFNSYAYLSFRDFSTLAFVNNFVLFPINGASAGAAIDWKPGNGAFSVRALYAATDSANPLQQGPGVIQGLSPFTNILYSRQFRAAGGDRTIDPSITGDRGFFGDTYQGTVEVEYAPSKAFALRLQYSGGELFKNRFDSYGVNVELTLSQKFGIFGRYGYGNFDNTDFGDIKPNYWMAGVGVRDLFTRGALAGVAVGQPFVVNQIGDSTQTNFEAFYNFPFSREIQVTPSIQVITHAGNQESNGTIVTGTLRTVFSF encoded by the coding sequence ATGCAGAAGAAAAAAGTGTCTGAGAATACGATTGTAAAAACTGAAGTTTGCGAAAGATTTTTGACTCATACAATTGCTTCTGGAGTCAGCCTGCTCAGTTTATTACTTTTAGGAACATGTTCAACAAAGGCTCAAATGCCTCCCACTTCAGGTGGTACACCAAATTTTGTCAGTCAAAACCAGGGAAAAAAAAGTACATCTGGAATGAATCAGGTGACAAATGTCAATCAACTGAGTGATGTTCAACCCACCGATTGGGCATTTCAGGCGTTGCAGTCTCTGGTTGAACGTTATGGTTGTATTGCTGGATATCCGAATGGTACCTTTCGCGGAAATCGGGCAATGACGCGTTATGAGTTTGCAGCTGGACTGAATGCGTGCTTAAACCGTGTCAATGAACTCGTAGCTACCGCAACAACAGATTTGGTGAGAAAAGAAGACTTGGCAAGTTTGCAAAAGCTACAAGAAGACTTTACTGCTGAGTTAGCAACTTTACGAGGTAGAGTAGATACTCTAGAAGCACACACAGCCGAACTCGAAGCCAATCAATTTTCCACAACGACCAAGCTACAAGGTCAGGCTATTATTTCTGTGAATTCTGGTGGGTTTGATGGTAGACGCATCATTGACCCCGCGCAACCCCCGACAGCTAATCCAATTACCAGCCAACCCAATACTACAGTTTTGTATCGAGCCGGTGTAGATTTAAACACCAGCTTCTTTGGAACTGACTTGCTCAAAATTCGCCTTGATACTGGAAGTGGTATTGATGCTAGTCCAGCGAATGCTGGAAAAGACAACACTGCAGGTTTGCTGGAGCCAAATTTTGGTAGTGTTATAGACTACTCCGTCAAGCCACCCACAAATGGTGATATAGAAATCAGCAGACTGTATTACAGCTTTCAACTCGCTAATGACTTTAAAGTCACTATTGGTCCAAGTTTTTTCCCGACTGATTTTGTTGACTTCAACAGTTACGCTTACCTCAGCTTCCGAGACTTTAGCACTCTGGCTTTTGTCAATAACTTTGTTCTTTTCCCAATTAACGGTGCGAGTGCAGGTGCTGCAATTGATTGGAAGCCAGGTAATGGAGCATTTTCTGTGCGGGCTTTGTATGCTGCAACAGACTCAGCAAATCCTCTCCAACAGGGACCAGGAGTCATTCAGGGTCTTTCACCATTCACAAATATCTTATATTCCAGGCAATTTCGTGCTGCTGGTGGAGATCGCACCATTGATCCCAGTATTACAGGCGATCGCGGCTTCTTTGGAGATACCTATCAAGGTACGGTAGAAGTAGAATACGCACCCTCCAAAGCCTTTGCCTTGCGTCTGCAATACAGTGGTGGCGAACTTTTTAAAAACCGTTTTGATAGTTATGGCGTGAATGTTGAATTAACCCTCTCACAAAAGTTTGGTATTTTTGGTCGCTACGGTTACGGTAACTTTGATAACACCGACTTTGGCGACATCAAACCCAATTACTGGATGGCGGGCGTTGGAGTGCGAGACTTATTTACACGTGGTGCTTTAGCTGGGGTTGCTGTCGGTCAGCCATTTGTTGTCAATCAAATCGGGGATTCCACTCAGACTAATTTCGAGGCGTTTTATAACTTCCCGTTTAGTCGAGAGATCCAAGTCACACCATCAATTCAAGTGATTACCCATGCTGGAAATCAAGAAAGCAACGGCACAATTGTAACAGGTACACTTCGGACGGTATTTTCGTTTTAG
- the aroF gene encoding 3-deoxy-7-phosphoheptulonate synthase encodes MIVVIKSQTPASEIERIIQELSQYSATIEKVIGKDKVVIGLVGDTSVISPEHVQQISPFIEQVVRVKQPFKRVSLEYRYGEPSEVVVPTPNGPVTFGQNHPLIVVAGPCSVENEEMIVETAQVVKATGAQFLRGGAYKPRSSPYAFQGHGESALSLLATAREVTGLGIITEVMDTADLDKVAEVADVVQIGARNMQNFSLLKKAGATGKPILLKRGLSATIEEWLMAAEYILAAGNPNVILCERGIRSFDKQYTRNVLDLSVVPVLRGLTHLPIMIDPSHATGYSKFVPTMAKAAIAAGTDSLMIEVHPNPSKALSDGPQSLTPPDFVELMQELASLAQFFGRGTKSAFTTTPFATKTLSTVGV; translated from the coding sequence ATGATTGTCGTCATCAAATCCCAAACTCCCGCATCTGAAATCGAAAGAATCATTCAAGAACTGAGCCAGTATTCCGCAACAATCGAAAAAGTAATTGGTAAAGACAAGGTTGTCATTGGCTTGGTGGGTGATACAAGTGTTATTTCTCCAGAACACGTCCAACAAATCAGTCCATTTATCGAACAGGTGGTTCGCGTGAAACAGCCTTTCAAACGGGTTTCGTTAGAATATCGCTATGGTGAACCAAGCGAAGTCGTTGTCCCAACTCCCAATGGTCCAGTCACTTTTGGTCAAAATCATCCTTTAATTGTAGTCGCTGGACCTTGTTCAGTCGAAAATGAAGAAATGATTGTGGAAACAGCACAAGTCGTAAAAGCCACCGGTGCACAGTTTCTTCGGGGAGGAGCATACAAACCTCGTAGCTCACCTTATGCTTTCCAAGGACATGGCGAAAGCGCTTTATCTCTGTTAGCAACAGCCCGCGAAGTCACTGGACTAGGGATTATCACAGAAGTGATGGATACAGCGGACTTAGACAAAGTTGCAGAAGTTGCTGATGTGGTGCAAATTGGTGCTCGCAATATGCAAAACTTCTCCCTACTGAAGAAAGCAGGCGCTACGGGTAAACCAATTCTGCTCAAGCGGGGGCTGTCTGCAACAATTGAAGAATGGTTGATGGCTGCTGAATACATTCTGGCTGCTGGTAATCCAAATGTGATTTTGTGTGAACGCGGAATTCGCAGCTTTGACAAGCAATATACAAGGAATGTTCTAGATCTATCTGTGGTACCTGTCTTGCGTGGACTGACCCATTTGCCAATTATGATTGACCCCAGTCATGCCACCGGCTACTCTAAGTTTGTACCAACAATGGCAAAGGCAGCGATCGCAGCTGGTACAGATTCCTTGATGATTGAAGTTCACCCCAATCCCTCCAAAGCACTATCAGATGGTCCTCAATCTCTAACACCACCGGATTTTGTGGAACTCATGCAGGAACTTGCTTCCCTTGCCCAATTCTTCGGACGTGGAACAAAGTCTGCCTTCACAACCACACCATTTGCTACCAAAACTCTTTCGACTGTAGGTGTCTAA
- a CDS encoding lipoxygenase family protein: MIQPSLPQDDTPEQQQQRNEQIARQREDYQYGETAGILLIKKLPQSEMFSFKYSLERDQGLISLIANTLATNIDNVFDPFDSLKDYQEMFPLLRKPSTLQTFRNDTVFARQRIAGANPMVIERVIEKLPDNFPVTDAIFQKIMLTKKTLAEAIAEGRIFLTNYKGLDGLTPGTYEQGTKTIAAPLVLYCWKPVGYGDYRGTLAPIAIQLNQQTDPAKNPIYTPIDGMHWFMAKIFTQMADGNYHEAISHLGRTHLMLEPFVMATANELAPNHPLSVLLKPHFQFTLAINELAREQLISPGGYADTLLAGTLEASINLIKGAIKESLENFSEFALPKELSRRGVGETDLDEQGENFLPDYPYRDDALLLWRAIESYVSDYLELYYTSPVQILEDTELQNWVRKLISPEGDNVKGLVANGRVESVEQLVAIATQLIFISGPQHGAVNYPQYDYIAFAPNMPLATYAPPPSRDQEIDEATILKILPPQKLAAKQLELMKTLTVFLPNRLGYPDKNFVDVRAQKVLLQFQTKLQEIEQVIHERNQNRLEPYTFLLPSNVPNSLNI, from the coding sequence ATGATTCAGCCAAGTTTACCTCAAGACGATACCCCTGAACAACAGCAGCAGCGAAATGAACAGATCGCCCGCCAGCGAGAAGATTATCAATACGGCGAAACTGCGGGGATATTGTTGATTAAAAAATTGCCACAGTCAGAAATGTTCTCATTCAAATACTCACTGGAGCGAGATCAGGGCTTAATATCATTAATCGCGAATACCTTAGCAACCAATATCGATAATGTTTTCGATCCATTCGATAGCTTGAAAGATTACCAGGAGATGTTTCCACTCCTGCGCAAACCTTCAACGTTGCAAACATTCCGCAACGATACTGTCTTTGCTCGTCAGCGCATTGCTGGTGCCAATCCGATGGTGATTGAGCGCGTCATTGAGAAATTGCCTGATAACTTTCCAGTGACAGATGCCATCTTTCAAAAAATCATGCTGACTAAAAAGACACTCGCAGAGGCGATCGCAGAAGGCAGAATCTTCCTCACCAATTACAAAGGGCTTGATGGACTCACTCCAGGAACATACGAACAAGGAACAAAAACCATTGCTGCCCCGTTGGTGTTGTACTGTTGGAAACCTGTAGGTTATGGCGATTATCGCGGTACTTTAGCTCCCATTGCCATTCAACTCAATCAACAAACTGATCCAGCAAAAAATCCCATTTATACACCAATCGATGGGATGCATTGGTTTATGGCAAAAATCTTTACTCAAATGGCAGATGGTAACTATCACGAAGCCATCAGCCATCTGGGAAGAACCCATCTGATGTTGGAACCGTTTGTAATGGCAACTGCTAATGAACTAGCGCCCAATCATCCCCTCTCAGTCTTACTGAAACCCCATTTTCAATTCACTCTGGCAATCAATGAACTGGCACGAGAACAATTGATCAGCCCAGGTGGCTATGCAGATACTCTGTTAGCTGGAACTTTGGAAGCCTCCATCAACCTTATTAAAGGAGCTATCAAAGAATCTCTCGAAAACTTCAGTGAGTTTGCCCTACCTAAAGAGCTAAGTCGGCGAGGAGTTGGAGAAACCGATCTTGACGAACAGGGAGAAAACTTTTTGCCAGATTACCCCTACCGGGATGATGCTTTATTATTGTGGAGAGCAATTGAGTCTTACGTTAGCGATTATCTAGAGCTGTACTACACATCTCCAGTCCAGATTTTGGAAGATACAGAGCTACAGAATTGGGTGCGGAAACTAATATCTCCAGAGGGGGATAATGTTAAAGGATTAGTGGCTAATGGTAGAGTGGAGAGTGTGGAACAGTTAGTGGCGATCGCTACCCAGCTTATTTTTATTAGTGGACCTCAGCACGGTGCGGTGAACTATCCCCAATACGACTACATCGCCTTTGCCCCCAACATGCCGTTAGCTACGTATGCGCCCCCTCCCAGTCGTGATCAAGAAATTGATGAAGCCACAATCCTGAAGATTCTCCCTCCACAAAAGCTGGCGGCAAAGCAATTGGAGTTGATGAAAACTCTCACTGTTTTCTTGCCAAATCGTCTGGGCTATCCAGACAAGAACTTTGTCGATGTCCGCGCTCAAAAGGTTTTGCTGCAATTCCAGACAAAATTACAAGAAATTGAGCAAGTGATTCATGAGCGGAATCAAAACCGGCTTGAACCGTACACCTTTCTTTTACCCTCGAATGTACCTAATAGCTTAAACATATAG
- a CDS encoding anthranilate synthase, with protein MYSDAQSYTTQGGIFVSRSVTNTSIESAIDEVLIRLDSQRGGLLASSYEYPGRYKRWAIGFVNPPLELVTRDNTFTITAHNERGKILLDYLAQNLLDQPYLQAVNKENKRIIGSVKPTERLFSEEERSRQPSVFSVVREILSVFHSPLDENLGLYGAFGYDLVFQFEQMPKHLERSADQRDLVLYLPDELLVVDYHLQQAFRVQYDFVTNNGSTRDLPRTGEVMDYRGQRLSVTQTSDHAPGEYEQQVTKALDYFRRGDLFEVVPSQSFFQACEKPPTELFRTLKEINPSPYGFLFNLGGEYLIGASPEMFVRVDGRRVETCPISGTIRRGETAIDDAAQIQKLLNSRKDESELTMCTDVDRNDKSRICEPGSVRVIGRRQIELYSHLIHTVDHVEGVLQPEADALDAFLTHLWAVTVTGAPKRSAMQFLEQNERSPRRWYGGAVGCLSFKGNLNTGLILRTIRLKDSVAQVRVGATVLYDSEPEAEAQETITKAGALFQTLRVVEHKSADLSRLSGLDIQQANPGAGKRVLLVDYEDSFLHTLANYIRQTGATVTTLRHGFAESVFDTEKPDLVVLSPGPGRPSDFHVAETIAACKKRQIPIFGVCLGLQGIVEAHGGKLGVLDYPQHGKVSMVSVVDPDSVTFKGLPQSFEVGRYHSLYALPESLPAELKVTAMSADGVIMGIEHRTLPIAAVQFHPESIMTLAGGIGLTIVTNVVQEFMATIPSSALA; from the coding sequence ATGTATTCTGACGCACAATCCTACACAACTCAAGGTGGAATATTTGTATCACGCTCCGTAACGAATACTTCTATAGAGTCGGCAATTGATGAGGTTTTGATACGTCTGGATTCCCAACGCGGAGGGTTGTTGGCAAGTAGCTATGAATACCCAGGACGCTACAAACGCTGGGCGATCGGTTTTGTTAATCCACCTTTAGAACTTGTTACCCGCGATAACACTTTTACCATTACGGCTCATAATGAGCGAGGCAAGATACTGCTAGATTATCTAGCACAGAACCTGTTGGATCAACCATATCTTCAAGCTGTTAATAAAGAGAACAAGCGTATTATCGGCTCTGTCAAACCAACTGAACGTCTCTTCTCAGAAGAAGAACGCAGTAGACAACCTTCTGTTTTCAGTGTTGTTCGCGAGATATTATCTGTCTTCCACAGTCCACTAGATGAAAACTTGGGACTTTATGGTGCATTTGGCTATGACTTAGTTTTCCAATTTGAGCAAATGCCAAAGCATCTGGAACGTTCAGCAGACCAAAGAGACTTGGTACTATATCTACCTGATGAGTTGTTAGTTGTTGACTATCACCTGCAACAGGCATTCAGAGTGCAATATGATTTTGTCACCAACAATGGTAGCACTCGGGATTTACCTCGCACGGGTGAAGTTATGGATTACCGAGGTCAGCGTTTAAGTGTAACTCAAACCTCTGATCATGCGCCTGGTGAATATGAACAACAAGTCACCAAAGCACTCGATTACTTCCGTCGCGGTGATTTATTTGAGGTTGTTCCCAGTCAAAGCTTTTTTCAAGCTTGTGAAAAACCCCCAACGGAACTTTTCCGCACTCTCAAAGAGATTAATCCCAGTCCCTATGGATTTCTCTTTAATTTAGGTGGAGAATATCTAATTGGTGCATCTCCAGAAATGTTTGTGCGTGTTGACGGCAGACGTGTTGAAACTTGCCCAATCAGTGGTACAATCCGTCGAGGAGAAACTGCGATTGATGATGCAGCGCAAATCCAGAAGCTGCTGAACTCGCGTAAAGATGAATCCGAACTCACCATGTGTACCGATGTAGACCGCAATGATAAGTCGCGGATTTGTGAGCCGGGTTCTGTACGAGTGATTGGTCGTCGCCAAATTGAATTGTACAGCCATCTCATCCACACAGTAGACCATGTGGAAGGGGTGCTGCAACCAGAAGCTGATGCTTTGGATGCATTCCTCACACATCTGTGGGCAGTTACAGTCACAGGAGCACCAAAACGCTCAGCCATGCAGTTTCTTGAACAAAATGAGCGCAGTCCAAGACGTTGGTATGGTGGAGCCGTTGGATGCTTGAGTTTTAAAGGCAACTTGAATACTGGTCTGATTTTAAGAACTATCCGACTGAAAGACTCAGTTGCACAGGTGCGAGTTGGTGCAACAGTTCTTTATGACTCAGAGCCAGAAGCGGAAGCTCAAGAAACTATTACTAAAGCTGGTGCCTTATTCCAAACGCTTCGCGTCGTTGAACACAAAAGTGCAGATTTGTCAAGGCTGTCAGGTCTTGACATTCAACAAGCAAATCCAGGGGCGGGGAAACGTGTCTTGTTAGTTGACTATGAAGACTCATTTCTTCATACCCTAGCAAATTACATCCGTCAAACTGGTGCCACAGTCACAACACTACGGCATGGTTTTGCAGAATCAGTTTTTGATACAGAAAAACCTGACTTGGTTGTATTATCTCCTGGTCCTGGAAGACCAAGTGACTTTCATGTAGCAGAGACGATCGCAGCCTGCAAAAAACGGCAAATTCCCATATTTGGTGTGTGCTTGGGCTTACAAGGAATAGTCGAGGCACACGGCGGAAAACTGGGAGTTCTGGATTATCCCCAGCATGGTAAAGTATCAATGGTATCTGTTGTTGATCCAGATTCTGTTACCTTCAAAGGTCTACCACAATCGTTTGAAGTTGGTAGATACCACTCGTTGTATGCACTACCGGAAAGCTTACCCGCAGAACTCAAAGTGACCGCCATGTCCGCAGATGGTGTGATTATGGGCATTGAGCATCGCACATTACCAATTGCCGCCGTTCAGTTCCATCCAGAATCTATCATGACTTTGGCAGGAGGAATAGGCTTAACAATTGTTACAAATGTAGTCCAAGAATTCATGGCTACAATTCCCTCCTCAGCGCTTGCATAA
- the trpA gene encoding tryptophan synthase subunit alpha, whose amino-acid sequence MTSISEQFEYLRTKNQCALMPFITAGDPDLETTAEALKILDANGADFIELGVPYSDPLADGPVIQAAATRALKGGTRLAHVLEMAQTATKSVRSPIILFIYYNPILNLGIQQFLKRAADSGIKGLIVPDLPLEEADNLLKSADAVGIEVTLLVTPNTPKQRIEAIARQSRGFIYLVSVTGVTGVRSQIQTRVKDVLKEIRSVTNKPIAVGFGISTPEQAHQVQDWGADGVVVGSAFVQRLGENTPNQGLRVIKDFCTDLKAAITPTAGIRK is encoded by the coding sequence ATGACTTCTATCTCAGAACAGTTTGAATATTTACGCACAAAAAACCAATGTGCTTTAATGCCCTTCATCACAGCAGGCGATCCAGATTTGGAAACAACAGCCGAAGCCCTAAAAATATTAGACGCCAATGGTGCAGATTTCATAGAACTAGGAGTACCCTACTCAGATCCCTTGGCGGATGGGCCAGTGATTCAAGCGGCTGCTACTCGTGCGCTTAAGGGGGGAACTCGACTAGCTCATGTTTTAGAAATGGCACAAACAGCCACTAAGAGTGTGCGATCGCCCATCATCCTCTTCATTTATTACAACCCAATTTTAAATCTCGGCATCCAACAATTCCTCAAGCGAGCTGCTGATTCTGGAATCAAGGGGTTAATCGTACCGGATTTACCCTTAGAAGAAGCAGACAATTTATTGAAATCTGCTGATGCTGTAGGAATTGAAGTCACACTATTAGTCACTCCCAACACTCCCAAACAGCGAATTGAGGCGATCGCTCGTCAATCTCGTGGGTTTATTTACTTAGTTAGTGTCACAGGTGTCACAGGCGTACGTTCACAAATCCAGACACGCGTAAAAGATGTGCTCAAAGAAATCCGCAGCGTCACAAACAAGCCAATAGCCGTTGGTTTTGGTATCTCTACCCCAGAACAAGCTCATCAAGTTCAAGACTGGGGCGCAGATGGAGTGGTTGTGGGAAGCGCCTTTGTGCAACGCTTGGGAGAAAACACACCGAACCAAGGACTGCGAGTTATTAAAGATTTCTGTACCGATTTGAAAGCAGCAATTACCCCCACTGCGGGAATTAGAAAGTAA
- a CDS encoding MFS transporter, which translates to MTSSLSRIDSNAKSIQIDANLLLIVSISLVAISGVVGINPIMPNIAKSLNIPTQEVGLIMTTFLMPTTVGTLIFGALADRIGRKKVLIPSLLLFGVGGILCAIANNFHSLLEWRFLTGVGAASLESLELTLISDLYSGKMLTTAMGFNSAMIGVAATIYPLIGGVLGELSWRYPFLLSILAFPVALLISKNLKVPTKQKSTGNLNFSNYIKNTFNNIKNPQVFALLFAVFSLFVIELGTFYTYVPILAGTQLGASGVEIGIIICCQSLVFSFVASQVGFLANQFSEKKLIMLGFLLCGLSLLIMPAINNAWLLIIPSVIFGVSVALIFPPLQATLAGIAPEGYRAGFMALNVTVQSLGRALGPLFAGLAYGAWGIQGVFYASVVLIIITVVVFGLLHTSKKLRVVNG; encoded by the coding sequence ATGACTTCATCACTCAGTAGAATTGACAGTAATGCTAAGAGCATACAAATTGATGCTAATCTTTTACTGATTGTTTCTATATCGTTAGTAGCAATAAGTGGAGTGGTTGGTATTAATCCAATCATGCCAAACATTGCTAAATCTCTCAATATTCCAACGCAAGAAGTTGGATTGATCATGACAACTTTTTTGATGCCGACGACAGTTGGAACTTTGATTTTTGGAGCATTAGCAGACCGTATTGGTAGAAAGAAAGTTCTTATTCCTTCTTTGTTATTGTTTGGAGTTGGTGGAATATTGTGTGCGATCGCTAATAATTTTCACAGCTTACTAGAGTGGCGCTTTTTAACTGGTGTAGGTGCTGCTAGCTTAGAGTCCTTAGAACTCACTCTCATCAGTGATTTATATAGCGGTAAAATGCTCACTACTGCGATGGGTTTTAACTCCGCAATGATTGGGGTTGCAGCTACAATTTATCCTCTGATTGGTGGCGTATTAGGAGAGTTAAGTTGGCGATATCCGTTTTTACTATCAATCTTAGCCTTCCCTGTTGCACTGTTGATTTCTAAGAATCTGAAAGTACCAACCAAGCAAAAAAGCACTGGAAATTTGAATTTCAGCAACTATATCAAAAATACCTTTAACAATATCAAAAATCCTCAAGTGTTTGCGCTACTGTTTGCGGTTTTTTCCCTCTTCGTCATTGAGTTAGGAACTTTCTATACCTATGTCCCGATCCTTGCTGGAACTCAATTAGGCGCTTCCGGAGTAGAAATTGGTATTATCATTTGCTGTCAGTCACTCGTTTTTTCCTTTGTTGCTTCCCAAGTGGGATTTTTGGCAAATCAGTTTTCAGAAAAAAAGTTAATCATGTTAGGTTTTCTTCTCTGTGGTTTGTCACTCCTGATTATGCCTGCTATTAATAACGCTTGGTTGCTAATCATTCCTTCTGTTATATTTGGTGTTTCTGTAGCCTTGATTTTTCCACCTCTGCAAGCAACGTTAGCAGGAATTGCCCCAGAAGGTTACCGCGCTGGATTTATGGCACTCAATGTTACAGTTCAATCACTAGGAAGAGCATTAGGTCCTTTATTCGCAGGTCTTGCTTACGGTGCTTGGGGAATACAAGGAGTCTTTTATGCAAGTGTAGTTCTTATTATCATCACAGTTGTTGTGTTTGGTTTGCTGCATACTTCTAAAAAATTGAGAGTTGTGAATGGCTAA
- the trpB gene encoding tryptophan synthase subunit beta yields the protein MLADTPRTTQQPDALGRFGQFGGKYVPETLMPALSELETAYQKYRNDPDFQNELQGLLRDYVGRATPLYHAERLTAHYAKPDGTGPQIYLKREDLNHTGAHKINNALAQVLLAKRMGKQRIIAETGAGQHGVATATVCARFGLKCMIYMGVHDMERQALNVFRMRLMGAEVRPVEAGTGTLKDATSEAIRDWVTNVETTHYILGSVAGPHPYPMIVRDFQAIIGKETRTQSQEKWGGLPDILLACVGGGSNAIGLFHEFVNEPSVRLIGVEAAGEGINTEKHAATLTLGRVGVLHGAMSYVLQDEDGQITEAHSISAGLDYPGVGPEHSYLKDIERAEYYSVTDQQALEAFKRVSLLEGIIPALETSHAIALLETLCPQLTGSPKIVINFSGRGDKDVHTVAKFLDTF from the coding sequence ATGTTAGCAGATACACCTAGAACAACTCAACAACCGGATGCATTAGGCAGATTTGGTCAATTTGGGGGCAAGTATGTACCCGAAACATTAATGCCTGCACTTTCGGAATTAGAAACAGCGTATCAAAAATACCGCAACGATCCAGATTTTCAGAATGAACTACAGGGACTACTACGCGACTACGTAGGACGTGCTACCCCTCTATACCATGCCGAACGCCTGACAGCACACTACGCCAAACCAGATGGAACGGGGCCGCAAATTTACTTAAAAAGAGAAGACTTAAACCATACCGGCGCACATAAAATTAATAACGCCTTAGCTCAGGTATTACTCGCCAAACGTATGGGCAAACAGCGGATCATAGCTGAAACCGGAGCCGGTCAGCATGGTGTTGCAACCGCCACAGTCTGCGCTCGTTTTGGCTTAAAATGCATGATATACATGGGCGTCCATGATATGGAACGCCAAGCCTTGAATGTATTTCGGATGCGCTTGATGGGAGCAGAAGTTCGTCCAGTGGAAGCAGGAACTGGAACCCTCAAGGATGCAACATCAGAAGCGATTCGCGATTGGGTAACGAATGTCGAAACTACCCATTACATTTTAGGTTCTGTTGCAGGTCCTCATCCATACCCGATGATCGTGCGAGACTTTCAAGCAATCATTGGTAAAGAAACTCGCACCCAGTCTCAAGAAAAATGGGGTGGACTACCAGATATTCTGCTTGCTTGTGTTGGCGGAGGTTCCAATGCAATTGGGCTTTTCCATGAATTTGTCAATGAACCATCTGTACGTCTGATTGGAGTTGAGGCGGCGGGTGAAGGAATTAATACTGAAAAACACGCAGCTACTTTGACACTAGGTAGAGTCGGTGTTTTGCACGGCGCAATGAGTTATGTTCTGCAAGATGAGGATGGTCAGATCACAGAAGCACACTCTATCAGTGCTGGGTTAGATTATCCTGGTGTAGGTCCAGAACATAGTTATTTGAAGGATATAGAACGTGCTGAATACTACAGTGTGACTGACCAGCAGGCGTTGGAGGCGTTTAAACGTGTGTCGCTACTGGAGGGGATTATTCCAGCACTGGAGACTTCTCATGCGATCGCTTTGTTGGAAACTCTTTGTCCACAACTGACTGGTTCTCCTAAAATTGTGATCAATTTTTCTGGACGTGGTGACAAGGATGTGCATACTGTTGCAAAATTCTTGGATACTTTTTAA
- the trpC gene encoding indole-3-glycerol phosphate synthase TrpC: MLNIHEQSTQATASTKPRHILEEIVEHKQQEVALMKEQLPIDELKLQINLAPPVRNFLNAIRQNSTPPSIIAEVKKASPSKGVIRADFEPVKIAQAYERGGATCISVLTDEKFFQGGFKNLQLIRNHVELPLLCKEFVIDPYQIYLARVNGADAVLLIAAILNDETLQDFLNIIQHLGMTPLVEVHTLTELDRVLALSNVQLVGINNRNLEDFTLDIEITKHLLRERQQKLSDLDITIVSESGLYTSSDLAFVSQAGAKAVLVGESLVKQADLEQAVKELRM, encoded by the coding sequence ATGCTAAATATTCACGAGCAATCAACTCAAGCAACTGCGTCTACCAAACCGCGCCATATTCTCGAAGAAATTGTTGAGCATAAACAACAAGAAGTTGCACTCATGAAAGAGCAACTGCCAATAGACGAGTTAAAACTTCAGATCAATCTTGCTCCCCCCGTACGAAATTTCTTGAATGCCATACGGCAAAATTCTACTCCTCCCAGCATTATTGCGGAGGTTAAAAAAGCTTCACCAAGTAAAGGAGTGATTCGTGCTGATTTTGAACCAGTAAAAATTGCCCAAGCATATGAGCGAGGCGGCGCGACTTGTATTTCTGTGCTAACTGACGAGAAATTTTTTCAGGGCGGTTTTAAGAATTTGCAACTCATTAGAAATCATGTAGAGTTGCCGCTACTTTGCAAAGAGTTTGTTATAGATCCTTACCAAATTTATCTAGCGCGAGTCAACGGTGCAGATGCAGTGCTACTCATTGCTGCTATTTTAAACGACGAAACACTGCAAGATTTTCTAAACATTATTCAGCATTTGGGCATGACTCCATTGGTGGAAGTGCATACCTTGACTGAACTTGACCGAGTACTGGCATTATCAAATGTGCAACTTGTCGGAATTAACAACCGCAATTTGGAAGACTTTACCCTTGACATAGAAATCACGAAACACCTGTTGAGAGAACGTCAACAAAAGTTAAGTGATTTAGATATTACAATCGTGAGTGAGTCTGGTTTGTACACATCTTCTGATTTAGCTTTTGTATCTCAGGCGGGAGCTAAAGCTGTGTTAGTAGGAGAATCTTTAGTCAAGCAAGCTGATTTAGAGCAAGCTGTCAAGGAATTAAGAATGTAA